GCCGCGAGGCACGCTGGCCTGAAGGTCCTCGCAATATCGATCGTGACCAACTACAGCAACCTCTTTCACAGCGAAGCCCACTCCCAGTCAGAGATCCGGGCCAACGCGGACAAGGCGTCTGCCGATCTCACGGGCATCATAGCAGATTTCATCTCCAGCCTGGACGGGGCATAGCGCGGATATTTTTGTTGACACAAGATGCCCGGTCAGATAACTGGAAAATTCGATTTAAATGATTGTATTACAGGAGCAAGCAATGGCGGCTAAGCCAATGTCACCGCAGAAGCTCAAGAAGTTTGAAGAGCTGATCCAGAACGAGCTTAAGGAAAGTGTTGCCTACGTTGATGACATAAACAAGGACCAACGCATCGGGGCCCGCGAAAGCAGCGGCGATCTCTCCTCCTATTCCTATCATCAGGCGGATCAGGGTTCGGACACGAACTTGATGGAACAAACCGTGATGATGATGGAGCGCGAACGCGAGAAGATCCGCCTGCTCCGGGATGCTTTGGACAAGATAGTCAGCGGCACCTACGGGATCTGCGAGATGTGCGGGGAAAACATTGCCGAAACGCGTCTGGAGATGATCCCCCATGCCAAATACTGCATTTCCTGCATGGAAAAGATGGAAGACAAGAAACGCCGGCAGAAGAAGTAGAACAAGGCAAATGACCAAGCTCAAGACCTATCCCGCCTATATCATCATGGGAGCCGTGGTCGCTTTGGACCAGGCCACCAAGATACTCATCCGCAGCCTCATTCCTGAGGGCGGATGGATCACCGTGGGGGAAAAGCTGTTTGGCGACACCTTCCAGATCTGCCATCTGATGAACACCGGCGCGGCCTTCAGCATCTCGCTTCCCAATCCTCTTTGGAACAAGGCCTTCTTCATTTCCACCTCCGTGCTGGCCATAATTTTTATCATCTGGTTGCTGCATCACGCCACCCACAGGATCCAGGTCGTCGCTTTCGGTTTGGTCCTGGGCGGCGCCATTGGCAACAATCTGATCGACCGTCCCATCTTCGGCGCTGTCACAGATTTCATCAGCGTCGACATTCCCAACCTGATCACGGGTATGGACCGCTTTCCCGTCTTCAATGTGGCGGATAGCGCTATTTTCATTGGCATGTGCCTGCTGATCGTTGATCTGATCTTCATCCGGGAGAAAAAGGCCGCGGACGCGAAACCTGAGCCACTCCCTTTAGACGATAATTGTTAAACAAGGAGCCATAGATGAGAAATCTTTTCCTGAGTGTTTTGGTCCTGGCGCTGGCTGGTGGCCTCGCGGCCCAGGTCCTGACCTGTTATGATGTCCAGTACACCACCGCGCCCAACGGCAATTCCCCCTATTCAGGAAGTGTTGTGACAGTCGAAGGGATCGTGGTGGCGGAGACTTTCTATACGGGAACCAGCACCACGAACCGCGGATTTGTGATTTCCGATCCCGAGGGCGGCCCTTGGAGCGGGCTACTGATCTTCACCAACCAATATTTCCCCCAGCGCGGCGACAAGGTCCAGGTGACAGGTACGATCACGGAATATTACAACTTCACCGAGATGTCACCCACCACCGGATTTCAGGTGATCAGCCAGGGAAATCCCCTGCCACCCGCGACCCTGATCAACACTGGCGACCTGACCAACGCGACCACTGGAGAACAGTGGGAAAGCGTGTTCGTTAAGGTTGAGAACGTGAACATCACCAACACACCCAACAACTACAACGAGTTCTACGTCAATGACGGAACCGGTGCCTGCCAGGTCGACGACCAGTGTTTTCCCCGCAGTGGATTTTCCTGGCCGGCAATGAATGTAGGCCAGAACTGGGCCCGCATCCAGGGTGTGGTTGATTTCTCCTTTGACTATTACGCGATCAATCCCCGCGAGCTGACGGACCTGGTGCAGGAGGACACTGTTGCCAACGCCATCGTCAAGGTCCAGACGACCAACGCTGAGATCGACACCGAAGTGCCCGTGAATATCCTGACCTCCAGGATCAAGCCCGAATGGTACGTTTCCTCCTGGTCCGCCAAGATCAGGATCGATCCGGACAAGGTCCTGTTCAACGGCTTGGACCGCAGTGGCACCCTATCCGCCTTCCTTCCGGAATACACCGTTTCCGCCCACGGCGATACGATCGACATCAGCTACGTGTCCCAGGAACCGATCATCTCCGAGGTGGATGACGAGGTCCTGATCAAGCTGCTGCTGACGCCCACCAGTTATGGGGAAACGCTCATCGAACTGCTGGCCTTCGCCTATGACACGACTCCGATCCAGGCGATCAACAACGGCAGGCTGCTCACCGCGATCCGCCGCAACATTGCCTGGCTGAACATCACCAACCCCAACAACTCCAAGAACATCTTCAATCCGGAGCTGAACGAAAAGCTGACGATCGAATACGGCTGCAAATCTTCCGCCACCGGCATCAACGTCAAGGCGATCATGCGCATCTACGACGCGCAGGGACGGCTGGTGGCAACTCCCGTGAACAGGAACATCAGCAACGCCCTGGGCATCGAAAGCATCCAGTGGGACGGGC
The DNA window shown above is from Candidatus Syntrophosphaera sp. and carries:
- the lspA gene encoding signal peptidase II; amino-acid sequence: MTKLKTYPAYIIMGAVVALDQATKILIRSLIPEGGWITVGEKLFGDTFQICHLMNTGAAFSISLPNPLWNKAFFISTSVLAIIFIIWLLHHATHRIQVVAFGLVLGGAIGNNLIDRPIFGAVTDFISVDIPNLITGMDRFPVFNVADSAIFIGMCLLIVDLIFIREKKAADAKPEPLPLDDNC
- a CDS encoding TraR/DksA C4-type zinc finger protein, coding for MAAKPMSPQKLKKFEELIQNELKESVAYVDDINKDQRIGARESSGDLSSYSYHQADQGSDTNLMEQTVMMMEREREKIRLLRDALDKIVSGTYGICEMCGENIAETRLEMIPHAKYCISCMEKMEDKKRRQKK